The stretch of DNA acacacacacacacacacacacacacacaaacacaaacacacacacacaaacacacacacacacagtacacacacacacacacagtacacacacacattacacacacacaaacacatacacacacaaacacacacacacacacacaaacacacacacacacacacacacacacacacaaacacacacacacacacacaaacacacaaacacacaaacacacacttacacacacacacacacagtacacacacacagtacacacacacagtacacacacacagtacacacacacagtacacacacacaaacacaaacacacacacacacacacagcaaattcaCCTGAGTTAAAAATCTGGTGTTGATGAAATATTTGAGAGTAGAGAGTCAATCTGACTATTGCAAGAGTAAATCCAACTCTGGATAGAGTCGTATAGGTTTCTATTCACTCCCAGTAGAAAAACAAGCAGTGTAAAAACAGAGTGTTAAACATACTCTCCTTAAAATGAACTCTGAGAGTGTTAACACAAATATTATTCAATTCTAGGACTTAGGTTAACTCCCAGAGTGTTACCCTTATTGACTAACCGCacccacagttttttttaaacttatggaAGCCATTTTACAGAACACACAAACGCAGCAGGAACAAAGCAACATCAACTCAAGGAAGAGCATATAAGGTAACATTAAAATTAACCAGTAAGTTATAACTGTTAGGTTACAAATTACATTGGTAAATGCTGTAACAGGTTACATTTCTGTAGAATCTGTTTGAATATAACGTTAGATAGGTTACACTTttgttaattaagttaattagctAGGTTATTTTTGTGTATGGTGTTTAAGTAAAGGACAGGCGTTGAACTTGGTGAACTTAGGTCTGTCGTGTGCTTTGTAGGTTAAAGctattaattaacatttaagtACTTCTTAGCTAACACTTGaacttaatgtaaaaataaacttggCGAGTGAACTCGGGgctggggctggtagttagcagtgttagtgtgctgaatgctagcgaggtaactcggggtgtggggctggtaattagctgtattggcgggctgaatgctagcgagggaactcggggtgtggggctggtaattagctgtattggcgggctgaatgctagcgaggtaactcggggtgtggggctggtagttagctgtattggcgggctgaatgctagcgagggaactcggggtgtggggctggtagttagcagtgttagtgtgctgaatgctagcgagggaactcggggctggggctggtagttagcagtgttagtgtgctgaatgctagcgaggtaactcggggtgtggggctggtagttagctgtattggcgggctgaatgctagcgagggaactcggggtgtggggctggtaattatctgtattggcgggctgaatgctagcgagggaactcggggtgtggggctggtagttagctgtattggcgggctgaatgctagcgagggaactcggggtgtggggctggtagttagcagtgttagtgtgctgaatgctagcgagggaactcggggctggggctggtagttagcagtgttagtgtgctgaatgctagcgaggtaactcggggtgtggggctggtagttagctgtattggcgggctgaatgctagcgaggtaactcggggtgtggggctggtagttagctgtattggcgggctgaatgctagcgagggaactcggggtgtggggctggtagttagctgtattggcgggctgaatgctagcgagggaactcggggtgtggggctggtagttagctgtattggcgggctgaatgctagcgagggaactcggggtgtggggctggtagttagcagtgttagtgtgctgaatgctagcgagggaactcggggctggggctggtagttagcagtgttagtgtgctgaatgctagcgaggtaactcggggtgtggggctggtagttagctgtattggcgggctgaatgctagcgagggaactcggggtgtggggctggtagttagcagtgttagtgtgctgaatgctagcgagggaactcggggtgtggggctggtaattagctgtattggcgggctgaatgctagcgaggtaactcggggtgtggggctggtagttagctgtattggcgggctgaatgctagcgagggaactcggggtgtggggctggtagttagcagtgttagtgtgctgaatgctagcgagggaactcggggctggggctggtagttagcagtgttagtgtgctgaatgctagcgaggtaactcggggtgtggggctggtagttagctgtattggcgggctgaatgctagcgagggaactcggggtgtggggctggtaattatctgtattggcgggctgaatgctagcgagggaactcggggtgtggggctggtagttagctgtattggcgggctgaatgctagcgagggaactcggggtgtggggctggtaattatctgtattggcgggctgaatgctagcgagggaactcggggtgtggggctggtagttagctgtattggcgggctgaatgctagcgagggaactcggggtgtggggctggtaattatctgtattggcgggctgaatgctagcgagggaactcggggtgtggggctggtaattatctgtattggcgggctgaatgctagcgagggaactcggggtgtggggctggtaactTAGTTAGCTGTGTCAGTGTGccgaatgctagcgagggaaatCGGGATGTGTAATCATTAACTTAATCATAATTGTAATGATGTAGTTGTGTGTGCAGCATCCCCTGGTAAATCCCACATCAAACCCCCCCAAAACCAGAACCACGGCAACCGGCGCCCAGCCCTACCAACCTGCTGGGGCCAAAACCTTTCAGAACAGTTGGCTTGGTGACAAAGTATTATATCACTTTGTAAAAAGCAAAAAATTTAACTGTGTATTAACATATTGGCATGTTTCAACAAATAACGTTACTTGAATGTTTGTGCAGATCGTTATATCAAGATGTGAATATACTTAATGttacaaacatttatttattaccatATTCAGGAGAGATTTTGAACCCAATTTTATGCCATATCTCACATGTGGTGGTTTTGCTGATAAGACAGAGTGATAATTTATTAGTAAATGTTCACAACCTTGACTTTCTTCCCTGTAGGATATGCTAGCTAAAGTTGAGTATGGaggaaaacaaaaatacatcAAGATTCCACAGTCTGAGGAAACCTTGGAATACCAAAGATTTCTTCAAGACagtcagtatatatttttttactttgcaaaaaTACACAAAGGCAAGAAAATAAGTTTTTTGCCTACTAACAACTAACAAAATCATGAtctgaacacattttttttttcaatttataaaACTGTTACTATTCCAAAATATTTTTGTTCTAGTTGCCACAAAATTTGGTCTGCAACCTGAAAACCTGAAAGAAGATCAGCTCGTCTTAACTGATGAATCAGGAACAGAAGTAGATGAAGATATCTTCGAGGACCTTGTGAAGTCAGGTGTACTGAACTTCAAATTTTCCTTTAGACAACCAGTTCTAGGTAAGCCTATTTGGTCATTGGAATTTTGCTGATAATAGAAAAACATAACACAAAAAGAGCACATTGGTTGTTGGTTTATAGATTTCCttaaatttattaatttgttcATTCATTAATTGTCTGTAATTGCTTATCTAATTTAGAGTTATGGTGTGCTTGGGGCCAACTCCGAATCACAGGTTGCAAGTGGAAAACTTAATTTTACTACTAATTAgtactttttttatttcctaGATCTGGAAGTCCAAATTGTTAGTCAGGAATCATCTTCTTCTGTAGTGTCAGACACTCCATTATCCCCATTGTCATCCAGTTCATCCGACTCCACAGTCATCCTTGAATCAACAAAGAGAAGGAGGGTAGCAGAATTGATGGATCGGGATCAAGCAAAACATGTAAAATTCAGTGAAGATATTTTGATTTTAATATTGCCAAGTAttaagtttttgtatttatattcttTTGAAGTCTTGGGGTATTCTTATTTAGGAAATGTAATATTGCTTTCAATTATGTTTTTGAAGATGGTTGAAGATGTCCTCAAGGCCAATCCAAAGGGTGAAGAAATCTTCATGGAGTATAACAAGACCAAAACTCTTACAGATGGAAAACGGAAACAAATGGTGAACATCCTGGTGGCTGATATGATCGAGACACATGGGTAAGACATTCAAGTACATTTAAAGAATAAGTCCATAAAATTTAaggatgttatttatttatattctttttttattcttttctctttttttttttaggaggatTCCACCATCAAGTGCACGAACTAATTATGCGCTGGGAATTGTGACTCTGTTTCCATACCTCCAAGATCCATACTCTGAAAATGGATATGTAAGTTAACGTTAATGTTAAACAGAGGACCCAAACTGCTGTTTCCCAGTAATTGGTATTTATCAGTTTCTTTTTtgcctgtgattttttttctgtccaaAACAGGAACACTACTACGATCCTGTGGGTAACACTGGCTACCTAGCATGGAGGATTAAGACTGTTCAGCGGAACTCCTCTGTTGGCTCCCAGAGTTATTCAAGGCCATCTTATCAAGATAGTCCAAGAAGCAGACGAGAAGCTCTACCAGATGTTGAACAGCTGTTTGGTGATGAGTGCAGGGAGGCTTTATCTACAATGAGGCACTCAACAGATGAATCTGTGGTCAAAGAGAGAATGAGGGCAACTTTCCAGTATAGACAAAAGCTGGTTCGTGATAAAGATGCGTCAATGTCTGTTCTGGACAACTTTCCTCGTTTCCTTGACATTCCTGGATTGGTAagaaaaatcaactaaaatataAGACAGGTCTTCACATGTTTTTGGACAACCTTTGTACAATTAATCATGTATGGAAATTGTGTGTCTACTTTTTAAAAGATTGACCAGGACTTTGCCATGATGTTTGGAGATGAGGTGTCCAGTAGGTTTCTAGCGAAGTGGCCTACTTTTTTCAAAGCCCAGAGTCATAAGCGACTGCAGGACACTCGCCCCAAATCAGTATGCTGAGGAACTGCTGTCAGCAATTGAACCCCAACCTGAGGATATCTATGGTAAATGGAATTTTTTAATCCCCAAAATAATTCTAAAGATTTTTCAATTAATTTGGCAATTAAATACTGTTTCTTAAACCTTTGTTCTCTAGGTTGGGACAGTGACATGTCAGCAATTCTCCTGCTTCTACATCTACTTCCCCCAACTGCGAGAGGCCAGAAAAAAACAGCGAAGATCAGTTCAGCCCAGGCAGCTAACCATCTTGTGCGATACATTCCAGTATGtactgtttaactttttttttttttaacatattttttggtGTGTCTTGTCATTAGAAACCTTTGATTGGTAACAAAAGCGGCACAGTGGTCTGTCATACATAGCTCAAGGATTCTGGGGGAGTGGGTTAAATCCCTGGCTCGGATCACTATTAAAACACCAATGTTAGTGTGTCAGCAATTGAAATATATTGCATTTCAAGGTTTGTATTTGCCCGTGATGGGCTTGCACCCTGTCCATAGTGTATTCCTTCTTTGTGCCTAATGATTCCAGTTAGGCTCCAAACCCACCTCGGCCCTAAAAAAGTATGAGTTGATGACAGAATATGAAtgagtaaataaattaatgaaagaaTGATTCAGAGAACATTTAGAATAATATTTTTCACTTCTGGTCCAGATGGGCCTCTGCCCTGCATGCTGTAATTTTCTATTCACTCAATCACACCCACTTTAACCTGGGGTTAACTTTGTCATTACATTAGGTTTGTGGGCAGCAGAAGAATCTCTTTAAATGTGCagatttgagaaccactgatttagacataacagaatatatatttttttctaatgcaTTTTCATGTCTAATTATGTAATGGCAGTGCCAAACATCCTCAAGGAGAAAATAGTATTGTGATCATTGCTTGCCCTGACTTGTAATATGTCCAATATTTCTATTCTATAGGAAGGAGCCAGTCTCACTACCTTCCTTGAAAGAGCTGAAACGAAACAGCCCTTCCTCCTCTGCATTGGTGAGCAAAAGAACAAAATCTTAAAGTTCTACATCATCATTGACCAGAAGGCTGTTCCATGCAAGGCTCAGACATCGGTGGCTGCTTTTGATGAGCTATTTAAAGCTCACTATGTCTTCAGTCTCTCCTATGATGAAGCTCTGAGCAATTTTTATACATTTGTGCAGACCACAGTGTATAATATTGATATTGGAGTTACCAAGGAGAGCCCTCGGGTTAAGGAGCTTAGAGCAAGACTGCTACAGCACAACATCTGAACAGTTTGTTGGAATTGCCAAGGAGATCCCCTGTGTTCAGGAACTTGGAGCAGCAAGACTGCTTCAACATAACAGCTGAACAAACAGTTTGTTGAAAATGTTCACATGTTTTGTTTGTAAAGTGCACCACCGTAGTTGTTTGCTCCTTTGTCAGCATTTGAAATTTCACCATGGCTTATATCCTGGCAAAAGTTTACGTTTGAAATGTGGAGAGCGAGGATGTTCTTTATCATTTTGTACTTACAGTGGTTTTAGGAAGCACCTGAACAATATACATAGGGACACCACCCTTCCCCACGTGGACACTACCCAGGATTTCAC from Astyanax mexicanus isolate ESR-SI-001 chromosome 11, AstMex3_surface, whole genome shotgun sequence encodes:
- the LOC125804998 gene encoding uncharacterized protein LOC125804998 isoform X2; the protein is MLAKVEYGGKQKYIKIPQSEETLEYQRFLQDIATKFGLQPENLKEDQLVLTDESGTEVDEDIFEDLVKSGVLNFKFSFRQPVLDLEVQIVSQESSSSVVSDTPLSPLSSSSSDSTVILESTKRRRVAELMDRDQAKHMVEDVLKANPKGEEIFMEYNKTKTLTDGKRKQMVNILVADMIETHGRIPPSSARTNYALGIVTLFPYLQDPYSENGYEHYYDPVGNTGYLAWRIKTVQRNSSVGSQSYSRPSYQDSPRSRREALPDVEQLFGDECREALSTMRHSTDESVVKERMRATFQYRQKLVRDKDASMSVLDNFPRFLDIPGLIDQDFAMMFGDEVSSRFLAKWPTFFKAQSHKRLQDTRPKSVC